In [Leptolyngbya] sp. PCC 7376, a genomic segment contains:
- a CDS encoding protein phosphatase 2C domain-containing protein: protein MDGFEWAAGSVIGKEHRRVNKNNQDAIAIKSATDYAIGIVADGCGSKAHSEVGAWLAVELLAEAIATHLPQPLTKQKIEEFGQNLLQNFPALPNFQNYYLFTLLGFVVTEEQSVIFGCGDGIYAINDEIKQISYEDNAPPYLIYPETKLEIYAEISTEDLNSLFIGTDGIEEWIQQKELSEFWQSDKYFKNPDQIRRTLAIAQKKESLSKDDTTLITLRHQLSVD from the coding sequence ATGGATGGTTTTGAGTGGGCAGCAGGCTCCGTTATTGGGAAAGAACATCGACGGGTCAACAAAAATAATCAAGATGCGATCGCCATAAAATCAGCGACTGATTATGCCATTGGCATCGTTGCAGATGGTTGCGGCAGTAAAGCCCATAGTGAAGTCGGTGCATGGTTAGCAGTAGAGCTATTAGCTGAGGCGATCGCTACCCACTTACCTCAGCCTTTAACGAAACAAAAGATTGAGGAGTTTGGACAAAATCTTCTACAAAATTTCCCAGCGCTCCCAAATTTCCAAAACTATTATTTGTTTACCTTACTCGGCTTTGTGGTGACAGAGGAGCAAAGCGTGATCTTCGGATGTGGTGATGGAATATATGCCATTAATGATGAAATAAAACAGATTTCTTATGAAGATAATGCTCCTCCATATCTAATTTATCCAGAAACAAAACTAGAGATATATGCAGAAATTTCCACAGAAGATTTGAATTCATTATTCATTGGGACAGATGGTATTGAGGAATGGATTCAACAAAAAGAATTAAGCGAATTCTGGCAGTCTGATAAATACTTCAAAAATCCTGATCAAATACGCCGTACTTTGGCGATCGCCCAGAAAAAAGAATCTTTATCAAAAGACGACACGACTTTGATTACACTTCGTCATCAATTATCTGTGGATTAA
- a CDS encoding serine/threonine-protein kinase, translated as MSTDPNINRILAERYRLIDLVGQGAMGRVYRGEDTTLGGVTVAVKFLSQTLLNDKMRERFEREATICALLSEKSIHIVRVRDYGVDERGIPFYVMEYLQGDSLNDVIAQSVIPIPRFFTIVRQICLGMEAAHEGIKFHGEQSSIIHRDIKPSNILVLEDASLGELVKVLDFGIAKLNQAGADQTHSFMGTLAYCSPEQMEGKELDFRSDIYSFGIMMYEMLTGDMPVMPETNSFGGWYRAHHDTPPIPFDPNLDIPEPIASIIMQCMAKNREERPQSANDIWRAMEPLVEQFGRPLPKVSSKPDTAIALTPISVTDESVAEPDEDTRIISATTPLAPESYSPDLSANRSNDVTIATIDICKKLSWPADKPQQKIVFPHVINEENRAIPSLWGMLDEEELLKRSRNSRYNQFLCIEVPHPMLLWITALYNSEFGAKWLPCYLDLKTTVGQQIARTLAQKGDYCILLFALGKPEQYHHLTKATIATRQRQQLIRWADHGQQLKGSNPSASKQRLKEAYEGLKGKILLKLEAAKTNTNLMEL; from the coding sequence ATGAGCACAGATCCCAACATTAATCGCATACTGGCAGAGCGATACCGTCTCATTGATCTTGTCGGGCAAGGAGCAATGGGGCGAGTTTACCGTGGCGAAGATACGACCCTTGGTGGTGTCACTGTTGCAGTCAAATTTTTATCCCAGACGCTGCTCAACGATAAAATGCGCGAACGCTTCGAGCGAGAAGCAACAATCTGTGCCCTACTCAGTGAAAAAAGCATCCATATCGTGCGAGTGCGGGATTATGGCGTCGATGAGCGGGGCATTCCATTCTATGTAATGGAATATCTCCAAGGGGATAGCCTGAATGATGTCATTGCGCAATCAGTTATTCCTATCCCTCGCTTTTTCACGATTGTTCGGCAGATTTGTCTCGGGATGGAAGCGGCTCACGAAGGGATCAAGTTTCACGGCGAACAGTCATCTATCATCCACCGGGATATCAAACCCAGTAATATTCTTGTCCTCGAAGATGCCTCCCTCGGTGAACTTGTAAAAGTACTGGATTTTGGTATTGCAAAACTAAACCAAGCTGGTGCCGATCAGACCCACTCATTTATGGGAACCCTTGCCTACTGTTCACCCGAACAAATGGAAGGCAAAGAACTTGATTTTCGCTCTGATATCTATAGTTTCGGCATCATGATGTACGAGATGCTGACTGGCGATATGCCTGTGATGCCGGAAACAAATTCTTTTGGCGGTTGGTATCGGGCACACCACGACACACCACCCATTCCTTTTGATCCAAATCTAGATATCCCAGAGCCCATTGCTTCGATCATCATGCAATGCATGGCAAAAAATCGAGAGGAGCGTCCCCAAAGCGCGAATGATATTTGGCGGGCAATGGAACCGTTAGTGGAGCAGTTTGGCCGTCCTCTACCAAAAGTTTCATCTAAGCCAGATACGGCGATCGCCCTGACCCCTATTAGTGTCACAGATGAATCCGTTGCAGAACCAGATGAAGATACGCGCATCATCTCTGCCACTACACCCCTCGCACCAGAATCCTATTCCCCAGATCTCAGTGCCAATAGAAGTAACGATGTCACGATAGCGACTATCGATATTTGCAAGAAGTTATCTTGGCCAGCGGATAAACCTCAACAAAAAATTGTCTTTCCTCATGTGATTAATGAGGAGAACCGCGCGATTCCTAGTTTATGGGGAATGCTGGATGAAGAGGAGCTGCTCAAAAGATCTAGAAATAGTCGTTATAACCAGTTCCTTTGTATCGAAGTACCTCATCCGATGTTGCTGTGGATTACGGCACTTTATAACAGTGAGTTTGGGGCAAAATGGCTGCCTTGCTATCTAGATCTAAAAACGACTGTTGGCCAACAAATCGCCCGCACGTTGGCGCAGAAAGGTGATTATTGTATTTTGCTCTTCGCCCTCGGGAAACCTGAACAATATCATCATTTGACCAAAGCAACGATCGCCACCAGACAACGACAGCAACTCATTCGCTGGGCTGACCACGGACAACAATTGAAAGGTTCGAACCCATCCGCCAGTAAACAAAGGCTGAAGGAAGCCTATGAGGGACTTAAGGGCAAAATTTTATTGAAGCTTGAGGCCGCGAAAACAAATACCAATTTGATGGAACTGTAA
- the surE gene encoding 5'/3'-nucleotidase SurE, producing the protein MPSVSSAAQQQFNILVSNDDGISALGIRILANTLAAAGHRVTVVCPDRERSATGHGLTLHRPIRAELVEGIFEPAVTAWSCSGTPSDCVKFALSAVVTGDEKPDFVLSGINHGSNLGTDVLYSGTVSAAMEGLLEGIPSIAFSLSSHTSHNFQPAADFACRLLQQLPQQAITPAVLLNVNVPAVPSDEIKGAKITRQGLRRYIEQFQKRHDPRGNVYYWLAGEVIEELPQPDVCNNNVSGDIPSDVEAIADGFITITPLQYIMNDLQTIQSLSSVDLFG; encoded by the coding sequence ATGCCATCAGTGTCTTCCGCCGCGCAACAACAATTCAATATTTTAGTTAGTAATGATGATGGTATTTCTGCCCTCGGGATCCGTATCCTCGCCAATACCCTCGCTGCGGCAGGCCATCGGGTGACGGTGGTTTGTCCTGATCGTGAGCGATCTGCCACAGGCCATGGTTTAACCCTCCATCGCCCCATCCGCGCAGAACTTGTGGAAGGTATTTTTGAGCCAGCAGTAACAGCTTGGTCTTGTTCTGGAACGCCTTCTGATTGTGTAAAATTTGCCCTGAGTGCAGTGGTTACGGGAGATGAAAAACCTGATTTTGTTTTATCGGGAATTAATCATGGCTCCAATCTCGGCACAGATGTGTTGTATTCAGGCACGGTATCGGCAGCAATGGAAGGTTTACTGGAAGGGATTCCAAGCATTGCATTTAGTCTGTCCAGCCATACAAGTCATAATTTTCAACCTGCTGCGGATTTTGCTTGCCGTTTACTTCAGCAGCTTCCTCAACAGGCGATCACCCCAGCCGTTTTATTGAATGTCAATGTGCCAGCTGTACCGAGTGATGAGATTAAAGGTGCAAAAATTACGCGACAAGGACTACGCCGTTACATCGAGCAATTTCAAAAACGCCATGATCCCAGAGGTAATGTTTACTACTGGTTAGCTGGAGAAGTGATTGAAGAATTGCCCCAGCCAGATGTGTGCAATAACAATGTGTCCGGAGATATTCCTTCGGATGTGGAGGCGATCGCCGATGGATTTATTACCATCACGCCACTGCAATACATCATGAATGATCTACAAACGATTCAGTCGTTGTCCAGCGTGGATTTATTTGGCTAA
- a CDS encoding phenylalanine--tRNA ligase subunit alpha produces MTTSTLTQIESDLQTLQQEAEEAIATVGDLDELDKLRVSFLGKKGKLSQILRGMGKLSAEERPKVGAVANQVKEGLQGQLEGKLNELQQAKIAAQLKAETLDVTMPGVGRPLGHKHPLQSAIDRVLDIFVGLGYTVAEGPQVESDYYNFEALNTPPDHPARDMQDTFYLPGDRLLRTHTSSVQIRHMENNEPPIRIVAPGRVYRRDTVDATHSAVFHQIEILAIDKKINFGDLKGTLKAFFQELMGEDTDVLLRASYFPFTEPSAEFDVKWRGKWLEMGGCGMVDPNVLKAVGYDPEVYSGFAAGFGAERIAMVLHKLDDIRHLYNSDMRFLSQF; encoded by the coding sequence ATGACCACTTCCACTTTGACCCAAATTGAATCTGATCTACAAACGCTACAACAAGAGGCAGAGGAGGCGATCGCCACTGTCGGAGATTTAGATGAACTCGATAAATTACGCGTCAGCTTTTTAGGCAAAAAAGGGAAGCTCTCACAAATCTTGCGAGGTATGGGAAAACTATCTGCAGAAGAACGTCCCAAAGTTGGTGCAGTAGCGAACCAAGTCAAAGAAGGTTTACAAGGTCAGCTGGAAGGCAAACTCAACGAACTCCAGCAAGCAAAAATTGCGGCACAACTTAAAGCTGAGACCCTAGATGTCACAATGCCTGGTGTTGGTCGTCCCCTTGGTCACAAACATCCACTACAAAGCGCAATTGATCGCGTGCTCGATATTTTTGTGGGGCTAGGCTACACCGTTGCGGAAGGCCCTCAAGTGGAATCGGATTATTACAATTTCGAAGCGCTTAACACTCCTCCCGATCACCCTGCCCGCGATATGCAGGATACGTTTTATCTTCCTGGCGATCGCCTCCTGCGGACTCATACTTCTTCTGTTCAAATCCGCCATATGGAAAACAACGAGCCACCCATTCGCATTGTTGCTCCCGGCCGTGTATACCGTCGTGACACAGTCGATGCGACTCACTCTGCCGTTTTCCACCAAATCGAAATTTTAGCTATCGATAAAAAGATTAACTTTGGCGATCTTAAAGGTACTCTCAAAGCATTTTTCCAAGAGCTCATGGGCGAAGACACTGACGTTTTATTACGTGCCAGCTACTTTCCTTTCACAGAACCTTCCGCCGAATTTGATGTGAAATGGCGCGGTAAATGGCTTGAAATGGGCGGCTGTGGCATGGTTGATCCTAATGTTCTGAAGGCGGTTGGCTATGATCCGGAAGTTTATTCTGGGTTTGCAGCGGGCTTCGGTGCAGAACGAATTGCGATGGTCTTGCATAAACTCGATGACATTCGCCACCTTTACAATAGTGATATGCGTTTTTTGAGTCAGTTCTAA
- a CDS encoding TM2 domain-containing protein → MKNKNSAAILSFFLGGVGVHKFYLGETGWGIVYAIFFWTYIPTLAGLVEALLLLSMPQADFDKKYNSKTLIGYESRHLTNNPGDVPQVIVNINGEQAVSTEYRDKNRSTSNSPISPNTQYEAIAAEKIDRRILKLCLNKGEITLLDCFIEIENVPRSILEARLEHLVRSEFLQIDNRTSDGKIIYRLDN, encoded by the coding sequence ATGAAAAATAAGAACTCAGCAGCGATCCTGTCCTTTTTCCTTGGTGGGGTTGGAGTCCACAAATTCTACCTAGGCGAAACAGGCTGGGGAATCGTCTATGCTATTTTTTTCTGGACCTATATTCCTACCCTTGCAGGTCTCGTAGAAGCCTTATTACTGCTGAGTATGCCCCAGGCTGACTTCGACAAAAAATACAACAGCAAAACCCTTATTGGCTACGAATCCCGACACCTAACGAATAATCCTGGTGATGTTCCTCAAGTCATTGTCAATATCAATGGTGAACAAGCCGTATCCACCGAATATCGAGATAAAAATCGTTCAACCTCCAATTCTCCAATTTCTCCAAACACCCAATACGAGGCGATCGCCGCAGAAAAAATTGATCGTCGCATCCTAAAACTCTGTCTAAACAAGGGAGAAATCACTCTATTAGACTGCTTTATCGAAATTGAAAATGTCCCCAGAAGTATCTTAGAAGCTCGCCTTGAACACTTAGTTCGGTCTGAATTTTTACAGATCGATAATCGTACCAGTGACGGAAAAATCATCTATCGACTTGATAATTAA
- a CDS encoding DUF4870 domain-containing protein has product MNFDPDKRKLLSALCHGATFINYTGLSIAIPIGILLTTDDPVVKANAREALNFHFNMWIIFAIGGVTTFILIGFLIIGLAALASFILPIIAILAVLKDEDKSYKYPFIFHFL; this is encoded by the coding sequence ATGAACTTCGATCCAGACAAAAGAAAATTGCTCTCGGCTCTTTGCCATGGTGCCACATTTATCAACTACACAGGCTTATCTATTGCGATCCCGATTGGTATCTTATTAACCACAGATGATCCCGTCGTTAAAGCCAATGCTCGTGAAGCCCTAAATTTCCACTTCAATATGTGGATTATCTTCGCCATTGGTGGGGTTACAACCTTTATCCTGATTGGCTTTCTAATTATTGGATTAGCTGCTCTTGCAAGCTTTATTCTCCCAATCATTGCAATTCTTGCTGTGCTGAAAGACGAAGACAAATCCTACAAATATCCCTTTATCTTTCACTTCCTTTAA
- a CDS encoding response regulator transcription factor — translation MEVKFIVTLISVAIIEGNPHLRSLLGWHLQQADYAIYQAANLQQSRRIFEQHMPSLVLLDSDLPDGDGLELCRWLRQNTQVIILVLSAKNTEKDIVRGLKAGADDYLTKPFGMQELLARVEALTRRIHATNAPLQLDYGELRIDLVQRRVLLRSTYIDLTPQEFSLLYVLAQADGEPLSRSELLQRAWPDAIDNPRTIDTHVLSLRKKIERDPRQPSLIQTVRNVGYRFNPDVVNPSANNDFSGRHSTGLEPSNQRSPQQRSTKQRTPMRELVNNL, via the coding sequence ATGGAAGTCAAATTTATCGTGACTTTAATCTCTGTTGCTATTATCGAAGGAAATCCTCACCTGAGGTCATTATTAGGCTGGCATTTACAACAAGCTGACTATGCCATTTATCAAGCTGCAAACCTTCAACAATCCCGTCGGATTTTTGAGCAGCACATGCCTTCTTTGGTCTTATTGGATTCAGATTTACCTGATGGTGATGGCCTCGAACTATGTCGTTGGCTAAGGCAAAACACCCAAGTCATTATCTTAGTTCTCTCCGCAAAGAATACAGAGAAAGACATTGTCAGAGGCCTCAAAGCAGGCGCTGATGACTACCTCACTAAGCCTTTCGGGATGCAGGAACTCCTCGCGAGGGTTGAAGCATTAACCCGTCGTATCCATGCAACTAATGCTCCGCTCCAGCTCGATTATGGTGAATTACGGATTGACTTAGTTCAAAGACGGGTTTTACTCCGGAGTACTTATATTGACCTAACTCCGCAGGAATTTAGCTTGCTTTATGTTTTGGCACAAGCAGATGGTGAACCCCTCAGCCGTTCCGAACTCCTGCAAAGGGCATGGCCAGATGCTATTGATAACCCCCGGACTATTGACACCCATGTCTTGTCATTGCGAAAAAAAATTGAACGTGACCCACGGCAACCTAGCCTGATTCAAACGGTTCGGAATGTCGGTTATCGCTTTAATCCTGATGTCGTTAATCCTTCTGCCAATAATGACTTTAGCGGTAGACACTCTACTGGATTAGAGCCAAGTAATCAGCGATCGCCACAACAGCGTTCAACAAAACAGCGCACACCAATGCGTGAGCTGGTAAATAATCTGTAG
- the map gene encoding type I methionyl aminopeptidase, with protein MRELLKRLLPEKKAQTGLPRRRKKSKVKIKTAEEIAIMRQSSRIVATVLKEVSEIIKPGMTTMDVDAYAEKRIREMGATPSFKGYYGFPASICISVNDEVVHGIPREDKRIHKGDIVKVDTGAFFEGYHGDSCITVGVGKKIKPAAKRLMKAAEEALYKGIEQVKPGNSLLDIAGAVEDLVMEYGYYVVEDFTGHGVGQALHEEPSVFNFRTRQLPNVILEPGMVLAIEPIVNAATKETITLDDKWTVITPDKSLSAQYEHTVLVTKDGYDILTDRNLV; from the coding sequence TTGAGAGAGCTATTAAAACGACTCCTGCCCGAGAAAAAAGCCCAAACAGGTCTTCCCCGTCGCCGTAAAAAAAGTAAAGTCAAAATCAAAACGGCTGAAGAAATCGCCATCATGCGCCAGTCGTCACGGATTGTGGCGACTGTTCTTAAAGAAGTTAGCGAAATTATTAAACCTGGCATGACCACTATGGACGTGGATGCCTATGCGGAAAAACGTATCCGAGAAATGGGCGCAACTCCTAGCTTTAAAGGCTACTATGGCTTTCCCGCATCAATTTGTATCTCTGTTAATGATGAAGTTGTCCATGGCATTCCGCGCGAAGATAAGCGCATTCACAAAGGCGATATTGTCAAGGTAGATACTGGCGCATTTTTTGAAGGCTATCACGGCGACTCTTGTATCACTGTCGGCGTTGGCAAAAAAATAAAACCTGCTGCCAAGCGACTCATGAAAGCGGCGGAAGAAGCTCTTTATAAAGGGATCGAACAAGTTAAACCTGGTAATTCTCTGCTTGATATTGCAGGTGCTGTTGAAGACCTTGTGATGGAATATGGCTATTATGTCGTCGAAGATTTTACTGGGCATGGCGTTGGCCAAGCTCTCCATGAAGAACCTTCGGTCTTTAACTTCAGAACCCGTCAACTACCAAATGTCATTCTAGAACCTGGCATGGTTTTGGCCATTGAACCGATTGTCAATGCCGCGACGAAAGAAACGATTACTCTAGACGATAAATGGACAGTGATTACGCCTGATAAATCACTTTCAGCACAATATGAACATACAGTGCTGGTGACGAAAGATGGCTATGATATTTTGACTGATCGCAATCTCGTCTAA
- a CDS encoding peptidoglycan-binding protein: MATQRPVLRRGSGIDNRQDRDDVKYLQSFLKEAGFLPSTAQVDGLFGMSTESAVKAYQLSNKLTNDGIVGATTWESIETYRRLFLEQKPTLRSGDGFGSVALRDDVQVLQTLLIKAGFLPPETAVDGFFGLQTERAVEAFQKDQKLTVDGIVGAKTWDTLEDIVQQNSTNSPSPGNDPSFVIDPPSPEPTPTPSPTPVPVPVATPEPTPEHVPVTQNPVLRLGDGMNSPDKQPAVKRLQLLLQQARYYSRNAEVDGQFDADVDTSVKAFQRDSALFMDGIVGPNTWQELEDLARDMGEVVPPPVTPSPTPTPTPTPTPTPNSDYPVLKYRDGIDSPEKKEDVRRLQTLLQEARFLSIEETIDGEFDQNVRTSVKALQNFVDQEVDGIVGVETWQILEQLAAEQKRKQPVLQYRDGIDSQEYIDEVKQLQTLLIQARFLPETSVVDGLFGKGTENAVKAVQRQYDLLATGVVDESTWKAIRKAIAATDDGPVVAPTPTPTPSPTPTPTTPPPVTQINPNIPKPLLQRGAGIETTQLRETVSYLQTLLQRGLFIPAGAVIDGQFGRQTENGVKFFQVRQKLVADGIVGPSTWRALEEFITKLEATAAQWSVTIPPDEPASIPSNPSSRSYPTLQKGDGISAPNLRQDVKLLQLLLQRAGILPSNAVIDGFFGSGTEQAVRTLQQQRNLIVDGLVGQQSWMSLFQQWVSVYQPPRPLLFYSDRLIASLPDSGMRRFAASSIPLILEECQRDGVVDLGQIAYILATARHESRLGQWMLEFASGTAYEGRRDLGNTQPGDGVRYKGRGFVQITGRLNYTRWTDRSGLNLLGDPKLTEEYNIAAIILVLGMRDGSFTGHKLDDYISGDRRDFVNARRIVNGMDKAQLIAGYARDFFKVMY; this comes from the coding sequence ATGGCAACCCAACGTCCAGTCCTCCGTCGTGGAAGTGGCATCGACAACCGACAAGATCGCGATGATGTGAAATATCTCCAGTCTTTTCTGAAGGAAGCAGGCTTTTTACCCTCCACAGCGCAAGTTGACGGTCTATTTGGTATGAGTACCGAATCCGCCGTTAAAGCCTACCAACTTTCTAATAAACTCACCAATGACGGTATTGTTGGCGCGACGACATGGGAATCTATCGAAACTTATCGGCGTCTCTTTCTCGAACAAAAACCAACCTTACGTTCTGGCGATGGCTTCGGTTCCGTTGCCCTGCGTGATGATGTCCAAGTTTTGCAAACCCTCTTAATTAAGGCTGGATTTCTTCCTCCCGAAACAGCAGTTGATGGATTTTTTGGCTTGCAGACAGAACGAGCTGTTGAAGCATTTCAGAAAGATCAAAAATTGACGGTAGATGGTATCGTCGGCGCAAAAACATGGGATACCCTCGAAGATATCGTTCAACAAAACTCAACCAATTCACCATCACCGGGCAATGACCCTAGCTTTGTCATTGATCCACCTTCTCCAGAACCCACCCCAACACCGAGTCCTACTCCGGTCCCAGTACCTGTTGCGACTCCAGAGCCGACTCCTGAACATGTCCCCGTAACTCAAAATCCTGTATTGCGATTAGGCGATGGGATGAATTCCCCAGATAAGCAACCAGCCGTAAAGCGATTACAGTTATTACTGCAACAGGCTCGTTACTATTCTCGTAATGCTGAAGTCGATGGTCAATTTGATGCCGATGTTGATACTTCAGTAAAGGCCTTCCAAAGGGACTCTGCCTTATTTATGGATGGTATTGTTGGCCCCAATACTTGGCAAGAATTGGAAGATCTTGCCCGTGATATGGGAGAAGTGGTTCCGCCACCAGTTACTCCTAGTCCAACGCCGACTCCAACCCCAACACCCACTCCGACTCCGAATAGCGATTATCCAGTTCTTAAGTATCGCGATGGTATTGACAGTCCAGAAAAGAAAGAGGATGTCCGTCGTTTGCAGACATTGTTGCAGGAAGCACGTTTCCTCTCGATTGAGGAAACCATTGATGGTGAGTTTGATCAAAATGTCAGAACATCCGTAAAGGCTCTCCAAAACTTTGTTGATCAAGAAGTTGATGGCATTGTTGGTGTCGAGACTTGGCAAATATTAGAGCAGTTGGCGGCGGAGCAAAAGCGCAAGCAGCCTGTTTTGCAATACCGGGATGGTATTGATTCTCAGGAATATATTGATGAGGTCAAGCAACTCCAAACGTTATTGATTCAGGCGAGATTTTTACCGGAAACTAGTGTCGTTGATGGTCTGTTTGGCAAAGGCACAGAAAATGCGGTCAAGGCAGTGCAGCGACAATATGATTTGTTGGCGACTGGGGTTGTGGATGAGTCAACTTGGAAAGCTATTCGTAAGGCGATCGCCGCCACTGATGACGGCCCAGTTGTAGCCCCCACTCCTACGCCAACTCCCTCACCGACACCGACTCCCACCACTCCTCCCCCTGTTACTCAGATTAATCCCAATATTCCGAAGCCTCTTTTGCAACGAGGAGCTGGTATTGAAACGACGCAACTACGCGAAACAGTGAGTTATTTGCAAACATTGTTACAGCGAGGTCTATTTATTCCTGCGGGAGCAGTGATTGATGGTCAGTTTGGACGTCAGACAGAAAATGGTGTGAAATTTTTCCAGGTTCGTCAAAAGCTTGTAGCTGACGGTATTGTTGGTCCTTCCACTTGGCGCGCCCTCGAAGAATTTATTACAAAACTCGAAGCCACTGCAGCCCAATGGTCGGTCACGATTCCCCCCGACGAACCGGCGAGTATCCCCTCCAACCCCAGTAGTCGCAGTTATCCAACGTTGCAAAAAGGAGATGGTATTTCTGCACCTAATTTGAGACAGGATGTCAAACTCTTGCAATTGTTGTTGCAACGGGCTGGGATTTTACCGTCGAATGCCGTAATTGATGGCTTTTTTGGTTCAGGAACAGAACAAGCGGTGCGTACATTGCAACAGCAGCGTAATTTAATTGTTGATGGCTTGGTTGGTCAGCAATCTTGGATGAGTCTGTTTCAGCAGTGGGTCAGTGTGTATCAACCGCCTCGCCCTCTACTTTTCTACAGCGATCGCCTGATTGCATCTTTACCAGATAGTGGGATGCGCCGTTTCGCTGCATCATCTATTCCCCTCATTCTCGAAGAATGTCAACGGGATGGGGTCGTTGATTTAGGACAAATTGCCTATATACTTGCCACTGCTCGCCATGAGTCCCGACTGGGACAGTGGATGCTCGAATTTGCCAGTGGCACAGCCTATGAAGGACGTCGTGATCTTGGCAATACTCAACCCGGTGATGGTGTTCGCTACAAAGGACGCGGCTTTGTGCAAATTACGGGCCGACTAAACTATACGCGCTGGACTGATCGCTCTGGACTGAACCTCCTAGGAGATCCCAAGCTCACCGAAGAGTATAATATCGCTGCTATAATCTTGGTTCTGGGAATGCGGGATGGTTCCTTTACTGGACACAAGCTTGACGACTATATTTCCGGCGATCGCCGAGACTTTGTGAATGCCCGCCGTATCGTGAACGGTATGGATAAGGCCCAACTCATTGCCGGATATGCTAGAGATTTCTTTAAGGTGATGTATTGA
- a CDS encoding Fur family transcriptional regulator — MLVPSYDVSALKAELNSKGWRLTPQREKILNTFLNLIQGNHLSAEDLHMRLLEQGEKISLSTVYRSVKLMTRMGILRELELAEGHKHYELNQSQEHHHHLVCVQCNKTVEFEDVSINKHSIEQCQQQGFELIDCQLTITTICPEARLMGWPSALPHDWMCSRVKAQEEIKRKAQEKEKV; from the coding sequence ATGCTGGTACCTTCCTACGATGTTAGTGCGCTAAAAGCTGAGCTAAATTCCAAAGGATGGCGACTTACGCCACAACGAGAAAAAATCCTTAATACGTTTCTAAATTTGATCCAGGGAAACCATCTCAGCGCAGAGGATCTGCATATGAGGCTCTTGGAGCAGGGGGAAAAGATCAGTTTGTCTACTGTGTATCGCAGTGTCAAACTCATGACACGCATGGGAATTTTACGAGAGCTAGAGTTGGCGGAAGGCCATAAGCACTATGAGCTAAATCAATCTCAAGAGCATCACCACCACTTAGTCTGTGTGCAATGTAATAAGACGGTGGAATTTGAAGATGTCTCAATTAATAAGCACAGTATTGAACAATGTCAGCAACAAGGGTTTGAGCTGATCGATTGTCAACTGACCATTACCACCATTTGTCCGGAAGCGCGTCTTATGGGTTGGCCTTCAGCGTTACCCCATGATTGGATGTGTTCTAGGGTGAAAGCGCAGGAAGAGATTAAGAGAAAGGCTCAGGAAAAGGAAAAAGTGTAA